The DNA segment TCACCTCCGCCTGCGGCAAGATCCGCATCCCGCTGAACGAGTCCAAGGACGATACGAGCCAGATCGAGGAATACCTACGCAAATACAAGGGCGAGGGCATCCAGCATATCGCCGTTGGCACTGATGGCATCTACGAGGCGACCGACAGGCTGGCCGCCAATGACCTGAAGTTCATGCCGGGACCGCCGGAAACCTATTACGACCTGTCGCATGACCGGGTAAATGGGCATGACGAGCCTATCGAGAAGATGAAGAAGCACGGTATCCTGATCGACGGCGAGGGCGTGGTGGATGGCGGCATGACCCGCATCCTGCTGCAAATCTTCTCAAAGACCGTGATCGGGCCGATCTTCTTCGAATTCATCCAGCGCAAGGGTGATGAAGGTTTTGGCGAAGGCAATTTTCGCGCTCTGTTCGAATCGATCGAGGCCGACCAGATTCGCCGAGGCGTTTTGAAACCGGCCGCCGCCGCCGAGTAATCCCTGGCGTCAATCGCCACCTCTGTAGAAGCCCCGCCAGGTGCAAACCGGCGGGGTTTTTTGTGTTTGCGGGCCGGGTTTTCGCGTGGCCTGACACCCCGTCCTGTTGTCACAGTATTCTGATGTTTATGTTCCATTTTGAGACGCGGGCATATATTTCATTGAGCATAACAATCTCCGGCTGCGGGGAATTCGTACAATCGGCATTATTCTGGCGTGCTGACCGCTATGGCTGGTATCATGGATGTGGTGATACGGAATCAATGCGATGGATGACTTACAGGCGAGACTGGCGTCCTTGCGGGATGAGACTGCGGTTTTCATCGCGCTTTACGATCAGCGGGATCGCCTGCGCTACGCGAACCGGGCTTTTCGCGCAGCTTTCGCGCTCGATGAGGCGGAGACGCCGCTCTGGGCGGATTTGATGCGGCGGAATCATGCGCTTGGCCGGGGCACCGTCATCAGCGTGCCGGATTTCGAAGCCTGGGTCGTCTCGGCGCAGTCGCGGCGCGGCAAGATGCCGTTTCGCGCATTCGAGACCGATCTGGTCGATGGCCGCTGGCTCTGGATGACCGAAAGCGTCGATCGCAGCGGCTGGATGCTGTGCATCGCCAATGACATCACCCATCTGCGCGCCGACGAAAGGACATTACGGCAGGATCGCGATTTTGCGCTGAAGGCATCGCAGACCGACGAACTCACCGGCATCTCCAACCGCCGTTACATGATGGCGCAACTGGAGGCGATGATCCGCAGCCAGCCAGCGGGCGGTCCCGTCAGCGGCTGCATTTCCATTCTCGATATCGACTTCTTCAAGGGCATCAACGATCTCTATGGCCACCAGACAGGCGACGAGATCCTGCTCGACTTTGCCCGCCGGGTCCACCCGGTCGTGCGGCGCCATGATTGTTTCGGCCGCATCGGCGGCGAGGAGTTCATGCTGATCTTTCCGCAGACAACGCTTGCCGAGGGGGAGTGGATCATCGACCAGGTGCTGGAAACGGTGCGCACGGCACGTCCGCTTTTGTCGGCCCCGCTGTTTTCCTATACCTGCTCGGCCGGCATTGCCGCCCTGCGGCCGGGCGAGACCGCAAAGGAAATCTATTCGCGCGCCGATGCCGCCCTTTACGATGCCAAGCATTCCGGCCGCGACCGCATGGCGGTTGGCGCCCGCTGATCTCTACTCTGTCAGTCCTTCAAGGCCATCAGCCGTCCGGGTTACTGTGACCTCGGTGATCTCGGTATCTGCGACGCCATGGATGGTAAACGGGTCCGCCGCCACGATCGCCTCGATTTCGGCCCGTGTGCCGCGTGCGAAGATCACCCCGCCGGTGCGCGGGTTCTTGCGTCCGGATGCGAGGAAAATGCCTCTGTCATAGCCGTCTTTCACCCAGTCCATATGGGGTTCGATATGGCGGTCGACTTCGGACAATCGGGCTGTATAGGTCAGTGATAGGATGAACATGATCAGTCCTTCATCAGGAGTTTGGCGCGGATCAGCCCGCGCAGCGAATTGCCCATATAGAGTGTGCCGGTCTTCAGATCGGCCAGGGTCAGGCGCTGGACGCGGGCGCGACGGGCGCAGATCAGCTCGGTGCGCAGCACGCCCGCCAAAAGGCCGCAGGCGACCGGCGGTGTTTTGAGCATCCCCGAGCCGTCATCGAGAAAGATCGAGGTGATCGTGCCCTCGCAGGGTTCGCCCGTCTCATTGAGCAACAGCACCTCATCGGCATCGGCCGCCGGATATTCGGCGCGCGCTGCCTCGTAAATTTCGCGCCTTGTGGTCTTGTGGCGCAAAAGCCTGTTGTTGGAATCGAGCCGGGCTGCGGCGATCGCGACGCGCCAGATTGTATCGGGCGGCAGCGGCGCGAACGGCGCGGTGGTGATGGCGATTTCGCCGGCGGGGCTGAGGGTCAGGCGGACGCGAAGGGGCCCCGGCAGTTGTTCTCTCTTCTCCCCTGCGGGGAGAAGGTGGCCCGAAGGGCCGGATGAGGGGGGGCGGCTGGTGCTGAATGTGCCGGACGGCCCCCTCATCGCCTCGCTTTGCTCGGCACTTCTCCCCGCTGGGGAGAAGAGGGAGCGCGCGGGATGTATGTCCCCCAGCACCTCCGACAGCTTTTCCGCAGCCCGATCCGCGCCTAAAAATCCCAGCCGTCCCGCCGAACGTGTCAGCCGGGCCAGATGCAGCCGCAGGCGGACGATGCCTTTTTCAGGCTCCCATCGCATCGTTTCGATCAGCGAGAAATCGCTCATCGGTCGATCCAGGTATCGCCGACGGCGAAGCGGGCTTTGAGCAGGCATTCCTCATATTCGGCTTCGGCGGTGGAATCAAAAACGATGCCGCCGCCGACATTGAAGATGGCTTCGCCTTCCGGAAAGAGTGACAGCGTGCGGATGGCGACGTTGAAGCGCATTGTCCCGTCAGGCGCGATGAAGCCGATCGAGCCGCAATAGGCATCGCGCGGCCCGTCTTCGAGATCATGAAGAATGTCCATCGCCCGCATTTTGGGCGCGCCGGTGACGGAACCGCAGGGGAACAGCGCTTCGAAAATCTGGGTGATGCCGATATCGGGCAGCAATTTTGCCCGCACATGGCTGACCATCTGGTGCACGGTCGGATAGGTTTCGATATCGAAGAGTTTGGGCACATCGAGCGTGCCAACCTCCGTGATGCGGGAAATGTCGTTGCGCAGCAGATCGACGATCATGCGGTTTTCGGCCTGGGATTTCGGATCCTCCCGCATTTCGCGGATCAGGTCCTGGTCTTCCGCAGGCGTTGCGCCGCGCCGGGCCGTGCCTTTCATTGGGTGCGTTTCGATCCAGCCGTCCTGATCCACCCGGAAAAACAGTTCGGGCGAGCGCGACAGAAGGGTGGGACCGCCAAGCGAGACCAGCGCGCCATATTTCACTGGTTGCCGCTCGATCAGCGACCAGAAGGCAGCCAGCGGATCGCCGTTCCAGCGGGCGTTGACCTGCATGGTCAGGTTCGCCTGGTAACAATCGCCCTGCCGCAGATGCTGGTGCAGCCGGTCGAAACGCTGCTTATAGGTCTCAAAATTCCAGCTTGCGCGGGGCTCGGTGATAAAAGGCTCGTTCTCGATGCGGCGCTGGGGCTCTGCCAGTGCGTGGCCGTCGGCCGGGCCATCGAACACGCCGAACGCCATCAGCGGCGTGCGGCGGTTTTCCTGCGCGAAGGGGGTAAGCTTTTCTTCAAAGAGGTGACCCGCTTCATAGCTCATGAAACCGGCCAGCCATTTGCCTTGCCCGTGGGCGGCTTCCATGTCCTTCAGGCCGGACCAGAACTGCGCCTTCGTGTGGGCGGTGATGATGCGCAACGGCTCGGCAAAGACGGTCGTCCTGTCTTCGCTGTCGTCCCGGAACAGGACATAGGGGCCGGTGTCGATCATGCGGCTCACGCTTGTGTCCGCGTGGATCCTCGGGTCGAGCCCGAGGATGACAGAGAATGGGGGAGACGGCGGACATGGGTTTGCCGGCCGCAGAGTGGACGTGACTTTGCAGCCAGCCGAGCCCACGGATCGTCATCCCCGGGCTTGACCCGGGGATCCATACGGGCATCCGCAAAGCTCGC comes from the Pararhizobium qamdonense genome and includes:
- a CDS encoding aminodeoxychorismate synthase component I, with the protein product MIDTGPYVLFRDDSEDRTTVFAEPLRIITAHTKAQFWSGLKDMEAAHGQGKWLAGFMSYEAGHLFEEKLTPFAQENRRTPLMAFGVFDGPADGHALAEPQRRIENEPFITEPRASWNFETYKQRFDRLHQHLRQGDCYQANLTMQVNARWNGDPLAAFWSLIERQPVKYGALVSLGGPTLLSRSPELFFRVDQDGWIETHPMKGTARRGATPAEDQDLIREMREDPKSQAENRMIVDLLRNDISRITEVGTLDVPKLFDIETYPTVHQMVSHVRAKLLPDIGITQIFEALFPCGSVTGAPKMRAMDILHDLEDGPRDAYCGSIGFIAPDGTMRFNVAIRTLSLFPEGEAIFNVGGGIVFDSTAEAEYEECLLKARFAVGDTWIDR
- a CDS encoding aminotransferase class IV family protein, with protein sequence MSDFSLIETMRWEPEKGIVRLRLHLARLTRSAGRLGFLGADRAAEKLSEVLGDIHPARSLFSPAGRSAEQSEAMRGPSGTFSTSRPPSSGPSGHLLPAGEKREQLPGPLRVRLTLSPAGEIAITTAPFAPLPPDTIWRVAIAAARLDSNNRLLRHKTTRREIYEAARAEYPAADADEVLLLNETGEPCEGTITSIFLDDGSGMLKTPPVACGLLAGVLRTELICARRARVQRLTLADLKTGTLYMGNSLRGLIRAKLLMKD
- a CDS encoding GGDEF domain-containing protein, with amino-acid sequence MDDLQARLASLRDETAVFIALYDQRDRLRYANRAFRAAFALDEAETPLWADLMRRNHALGRGTVISVPDFEAWVVSAQSRRGKMPFRAFETDLVDGRWLWMTESVDRSGWMLCIANDITHLRADERTLRQDRDFALKASQTDELTGISNRRYMMAQLEAMIRSQPAGGPVSGCISILDIDFFKGINDLYGHQTGDEILLDFARRVHPVVRRHDCFGRIGGEEFMLIFPQTTLAEGEWIIDQVLETVRTARPLLSAPLFSYTCSAGIAALRPGETAKEIYSRADAALYDAKHSGRDRMAVGAR
- a CDS encoding YciI family protein, whose protein sequence is MFILSLTYTARLSEVDRHIEPHMDWVKDGYDRGIFLASGRKNPRTGGVIFARGTRAEIEAIVAADPFTIHGVADTEITEVTVTRTADGLEGLTE